The following proteins come from a genomic window of Sesamum indicum cultivar Zhongzhi No. 13 linkage group LG10, S_indicum_v1.0, whole genome shotgun sequence:
- the LOC105171713 gene encoding inorganic phosphate transporter 1-4-like, whose amino-acid sequence MAREQLQVLNALDVAKTQWYHFTAIVIAGMGFFTDAYDLFCISLVTKLLGRIYYHHDGALKPGTLPPNVSAAVNGVAFCGTLAGQLFFGWLGDKLGRKKVYGMTLMLMVICSIASGLSFGDRPKAVMATLCFFRFWLGFGIGGDYPLSATIMSEYANKKTRGAFIAAVFAMQGFGILAGGMVAIIVSAAFKAAYPAPAYQDNPLASTVSQADFVWRLILMFGALPAALTYYWRMKMPETARYTALVAKNAKQAASDMSKVLQVELEAEPEKIERFAQYKGNDFGLFSKEFVRRHGLHLLGTTTTWFLLDIAFYSQNLFQKDIFSAIGWIPPAKTMNALEEVFRIARAQTLIALCSTVPGYWFTVLFIDRIGRFAIQLMGFFFMTVFMFALAIPYTHWTHRENRIGFVIMYSLTFFFANFGPNATTFVVPAEIFPARLRSTCHGISAAAGKAGAIVGAFGFLYAAQPKDPSKRDAGYPAGIGIKNSLIVLGCINALGMFFTLLVPESKGKSLEELSAENENEDENGTVEMRPTAANDFRTVPV is encoded by the coding sequence ATGGCTAGAGAACAGCTGCAAGTGCTTAATGCACTTGATGTGGCCAAAACGCAATGGTACCATTTCACTGCAATTGTGATAGCTGGGATGGGCTTCTTCACCGACGCCTATGATCTCTTCTGCATATCTCTGGTGACGAAGCTGCTCGGCCGCATTTACTACCACCACGACGGGGCGTTGAAGCCCGGCACGCTGCCGCCCAACGTCTCGGCCGCTGTCAACGGTGTAGCCTTTTGTGGCACGCTTGCTGGCCAGCTCTTTTTCGGGTGGCTCGGCGATAAATTAGGCAGGAAAAAGGTCTACGGAATGACACTTATGCTGATGGTGATCTGCTCAATTGCCTCGGGGCTTTCCTTTGGCGACAGGCCTAAGGCTGTTATGGCTACTCTCTGCTTCTTCCGGTTCTGGCTGGGATTCGGCATTGGTGGCGACTACCCTCTCTCGGCCACGATCATGTCCGAGTACGCCAACAAGAAGACTCGTGGGGCTTTCATTGCTGCCGTTTTTGCAATGCAAGGTTTTGGAATCTTGGCTGGCGGGATGGTGGCGATCATTGTTTCAGCTGCGTTTAAGGCCGCTTATCCGGCCCCTGCGTATCAGGATAACCCCTTAGCTTCTACTGTCTCGCAGGCTGATTTCGTTTGGCGTTTGATCCTAATGTTTGGTGCGCTCCCGGCTGCCCTGACGTACTATTGGCGTATGAAGATGCCAGAAACTGCCCGTTACACTGCTTTAGTGGCCAAGAACGCGAAACAGGCTGCTTCCGATATGTCAAAGGTGCTGCAGGTTGAGCTAGAGGCGGAACCGGAGAAAATCGAGAGGTTTGCTCAGTATAAAGGCAATGACTTCGGGTTGTTTTCGAAAGAGTTCGTTCGCCGCCATGGACTTCATTTGCTCGGCACGACAACCACTTGGTTCTTGCTGGATATCGCCTTTTACAGTCAGAACCTTTTCCAGAAAGACATTTTTAGTGCTATTGGATGGATCCCACCAGCCAAGACAATGAATGCACTTGAAGAAGTCTTCAGAATTGCAAGGGCTCAGACTCTGATTGCCCTTTGCAGCACTGTTCCAGGCTACTGGTTTACAGTGCTTTTTATCGACAGAATAGGGAGGTTTGCGATCCAGCTCATGGGATTCTTCTTCATGACTGTGTTTATGTTCGCATTAGCCATTCCTTACACTCACTGGACTCATAGGGAAAACAGAATTGGTTTTGTGATCATGTACTCACTCACTTTCTTCTTCGCCAACTTCGGGCCAAACGCTACGACGTTTGTCGTCCCAGCTGAGATTTTCCCAGCAAGGTTAAGGTCCACGTGCCACGGTATATCAGCAGCTGCAGGCAAAGCTGGGGCAATTGTCGGGGCGTTTGGATTTTTATATGCAGCACAGCCTAAGGACCCAAGCAAGAGGGACGCCGGCTACCCTGCAGGCATTGGCATCAAGAACTCACTCATCGTGCTCGGATGCATCAACGCGTTAGGCATGTTTTTCACGCTTTTGGTGCCCGAGTCCAAGGGTAAATCTTTGGAGGAACTGTCGGCCGAGAATGAGAATGAGGATGAGAATGGGACAGTGGAAATGAGGCCAACGGCTGCTAATGACTTTAGGACAGTGCCAG